The Erigeron canadensis isolate Cc75 chromosome 1, C_canadensis_v1, whole genome shotgun sequence genome segment agcaagtcttcttcagcgaatcccagacttaacaatctccccctattagctgaggagacttgctggATGAAAATTACTTGAGAAAACATAGAAATAATGAAAAAGAAGGCTCTTTATTTCATATAGAAGTAAAGTTACATCATTTACAATTTACATATGAAAAGTGCTGGAGGACGCCATAGCAGCTTCAATCTCAAAAGCTTTTTCTTGCTTTGCTATCCTCAGTACTGGATCACTCAACCTGTGGGGCTTCATCAGCTCTTCTTCTATTTTGCTGATTACTGGTCTGGCACAATCCATTTTTGCAAACCTTTTTCTTAACCCAACCAGAAATCCAGTAGAAGCCTTCTCCATCTTTTCAAGGCGAAAGAATAATTGATCATTTGCgaaattgttgaagaagatgccaGCAGGTTGTTCCAATAcccttccttcttcaaaatGAGCCCTGGGGGGAAGCCTTAGGTTCAAGCCAGCGTCAGTGGGAATTGGAGGGAGGTCAGCAGACAGAGGTCTGCTGGAAAGCTTTCTTTTTGAAACCCTTCTGCCTGCTGTCTGAGAAACAACTGCTGGAGTGCCAAATATAGTTCTCAGAAGGGGAAGATCTTCCTTGAATTTAGTTTCATACTCCAGAATCCTTTCGAAAAATTTCTTGAGCATGTTTTGAAGGTGATCGTAGTTAGCAGCTTTCTTATCTTTGATCAGCATATAAACTTCAAACCATTCAGACACCCTAAGATTCTTCAGCTTCACATTCATGAGTTTTACTGGAGTGGGAAGACCTTCCCTCCTGAACTTCAGATTAGTCTGTGTACCCATGGCAGCTTTTCTCACCTCCACAGCAACAATCTTTTCTGGCCtttttctctcttccataaTTCCCAACCACCTGGTTTTTTCCCTTTCAAACTTTTCCCTCTTTTCCTTAACCAACTGCTCAACATCTGCTTGCTTTTGCCTGTACAGcgcttcaggcccaccagtgaGTAGTAGCATTCTCTGCTCACCATCCATCTCATCTTTTTCAGCAAGGGCCATACTGGCAATGAGCTCtaggtttttcttttcattttctttgttcaGCTTCCTTCTGTCAAGCTCCTCCAGTGCCTCTTgttgagtttttccctcagcagttAGAGCAAGAATGTCAATCACTTGGAATTGATTTCCTGCTGGGGAGATGATGGAGAGATTGTCAGCATTAAGATAATATTCTGGCCTTCTACTGGCTGGAACCCTTGTAGCCTCAACCCCCATTCTTTCTAACAGTTGTTGCCTGGCAGCTTCCTGACCTACTGCAATAATATGAGGGCTGAGCACTTCTTCAGCAGCTGTATCATCTTGGGGAGCATCGATCACCATTAACTGTCGCTCCCCCTCAGTAtttgtctccccctcagcaccagCAGGGGGAACAACATCACTTTCCACGTCTTGTACAGCCACTATTGCCCTTTCATCATTGGTAGTTTCAGTGGCTGTACAAGTGTTGTCATCTTCATCTATGATCTTGTCAGCAGCTTCTTCAATGAAATCATTAGCAGCCTTCTTAACTGCTTCAGAGACAAGATCATAGAGAGCAGCATCaagtttctcccccttggaggtagtatcattgaTAACTACCTCCACCACTGCTGCGGGAGCATCTTTCTTATTTAGAAGTTGGGTCAGCAGATTCTTTATTTCAGCAACCTCTGTTTCCAACTTTTgctggcacttacgatcttcctcaatGAATGAagcttgaggaggaggaagactggccacacgAGTATCCAAGGCATGAATGGCCTTGGTGTTGTCTTCCACTTTGGAGATAAGTGGAGAGACTAGATCAGCAAGTTCTTTAACCTCAGCAGCTGCTGGTGGATGCCTTCATAGCCATGACTTTGGTGGCATTTATAGATTTGCACAGCGATCGACTTGTCCCCAGAATAATCTGCTGATCTTTTTTGATAGAGGAGAGAGATGTGTGcagtttttcttgatcagcagctAGGGAGATAGATTTTTCTTTGATGCTTTCGATGCTGGCACTGTTTTCCTGCTGCCTGACATACCAGCTTTTTAGTGTTCGTACCAAGGCGTCATCTTCATGATCTTTTATCTCAATGGATATGTCATTAAAAGTTTCTTCAATTCTGGCAAGCCTTTCAGAAGAGTGAGTATTATAAGCAAGGCCCAGATCTTTGGCAGTCAGCGGAATATTGGCAGATTTGCTAGCAGGTTGACTTTCAAACATGCTGGGGAAGGAAGAAGGCATGCTGAAGGAAGGCATCCTTAGTGTAGGCATATCATCAAATGCCCTCACTGCTGTTGTGGCTCCATCAGCAGGTGCAGCAATCAAAACCTCTGTGCTTGTCTCCACAGCTGCCTCGATTTGAACTTCAATAGAGGCTGCTGCATTGTCATCAGCAGCAACCATTGTAGGAGAGACAACTGctgtattattattagtatcaGCAGTAGTGTCCTCGTCATCATCCTCCTCTAGGTCACTGGCAAATTGTTCATCAGCATGGGTGGAGGAgtccagctggaattcatcaaTGGTGAACTCTTCTAGTTCAAACTCACTTTCCTCAACATCAACCATCTCATCATCCGGCACATCAAATCTAGCACCCTCTACTTCACACCCTTCACCCTCATTCATATAGTCAGTTGGGCCTTCAGGGTTTTCATCAACAATTGTTTCATTGTGTGTTTCAGCAACACCACCACCTTCAACAACATTCTCTCCTTCAACCACATCAGCACCACCTTCACCTTCAacaccattctcaccttcaacCATATCAGCACCACCTTCACCTTCAACCAATGTTGCTTTAGTAGAGAAATTCAAGGGgttaggggaaccgggtgcctcagagtCAGTGTGTTGTTGCACCAACTCATCATCGGCCATAGAATTTGCTGACTCTAGCaacacctgtgatctggctgctgtcagcGACTCAGAAGGTTGAGAAGAGGGAGGAATTATAGGGgtggttgactcaactctagtgGGCTGGGTTGACCCAATATctacaccaacctcgcctacagaagtttgaggtggctgatCACTGTTTTCCGTATTGTCGTCAGCAGTCTGTTGGGAGACTGCTGATGGATTGGCTGGGTTTCTATTGTCCTTGGGccgtgaggacttcttaaccttagtggTTGGGCCCTTTGATACTCGTTGCTGCTGtgttgggacagcagcaggaggtgagaTGGAAGAGagtttttgtattttctttttggttttcttgggagctttggaggctgCTGGGGGGATTACCAGCACACCAGTTCCAGCAGGGTTAGGAGCATACTGCTCAGGATAGACAGAAAGTAGTACCTAATACATAGCAGGAGTGAGCTCAGCATATTTTGCTTCAAATAATTCAGGATCACATGCTGGAGTCTTATAGACAGTGTTGGCGATCCTTGGAGAGTTGATGTAATTTGCTCCAGCGATGATATATTCATTGCCCAACTCACTTTTGAAGATAAGTGAGAGGAATCGAGCGAAAGGCACTGAACTCGATCTGTTTTTGATGGTGACTTTGcctttaagatcttcaaaaaTAACTGCAGCAAAGTCCAAGAAACGTCCATGTGCCAGTGCATAGATGATCTGCATCTGgccagcagtggcttgatcgaATGAGCCACTGTTCCCACCTAGACATTGTATGACATGGGTGAACAGCAACCTCCATACCCCCGGCAAAAACTTCTTTTGAGGATTGCTGTGCACAGCCTCCACTGGCTCCACATTTGTACCATATCCAATGGAGGCCAGCCAATCCTTCCACACTTGGTTTGGAACCACACCAACGAATGGACGCTCTTCAGATTGTTGAGGAAGGCGAAGAGCCCTCCTTAGTGAGTTAACAGTGATATCAATGTTGTACTTTTGCTTCAGTACAGTACCAGTAACTGTATCATTCACCTTATCATATGTACATGTCCACTAGTATTCTCTTAAGAGATGAAGAGGCATCTCACCAGGGTCTCTGTACAGAGCCCTTCTGACGTCACACCCCATGATGAAATCTATCATAGAGTGGTACCCTTCTACATTCTTGGGTACTCCTTGAGATCCAAGATAGTTGTTAGCTTTGACGGTCAGCTTTGAAGCTTGAAAGGAAACAAGAGGAGAAGACGAAATCCCTTCAGGATCAAATACTTTGGAAGTGAGATATGCAGGGACACTTCCAGAATCAAAGGTTTCATGAGGAGTTTGAGCAGATGAAGTAGCCATTTCAGATGTTATAAGAGAGGACGATTAGATGATGTTAGAAGTTTAGAGAGAATGAAAGATTTGAGGAAACTGAAGAGAAGTTGAGAGATTTGAGCAGTTAAGAAAGATATGAGTTTAGAGAAAAATGAAACGTAAGAGGATGGATATAGACGtgatggaaaatatatatggtATGGGAGTGGGTCCTATGTCTGCAAAAGTGAACCGTCACTTTTTCTCTCACATACGTAGTATGAAGATATTTGAtgaattaaaaaatgtaaaattagaGATAATTCCTATGTTGTACCAATGATAGTACTAATAAacgttttgttgtttttttttgtttattgattACAAATACGTATGTGAGTAACGTAAACAAGTATTTTGATGAGACATGTACTCATACGCCGACTATACTCGAGTGTATACGGctgtacagtgtacaagtagcCCATTTGGGAAAAAATCGAGGTAACAGTTTGggacatataatataatattaataaaacatgtaGTGGAATACACTTAGATGGcttgaggtatccactgaagagttgtattattttgaaaaaaaagctaccaagttttaatcagcaccacaaaAGTACTAAAGGTGGATGCTGATTagaattaaacaatttttggcaaattgtcagccatcaacggattttagaagtctttaccagcagccgtttgctgctggactagatagggactttcagcaccgtattacttttgttatgttttttcccaaagcatcagggatcaacggattttagaagtctttaccagcagccgtttgctgctggactagatagtgactttcagcaccctattacttttgttatgctttttcccaaagcatcagggatcaacggattttagacgtctttaccagcagccgtttgctgctggactagatggaaacttttggctttccattgcctttattttgctttttcccaaagcaacagggatcaacgagTAGAAGGAAGAGCTCGCTGATAactttgacttaagaagtcgctgctcatcttcataaaaggaatatgggcagcacaacatgagtgatcatgttgaactagtaaaatcaccatttagcatacccaacctgctgacgagatccttgaatctcttttcatctaaaggtttagtgaatatatcagcaagttggtcatcagtggggatgaagtaaatttcaacatcccctttcatgacatgatcacgaatgaagtgatacctgatgtcaatatgtttagttttggaatgctgaacaggattatgtgtgatagcaatagcacttgtgttatcacacatgatggggatcttGGAAAAGtttaggtcatagtcagcaagttggtttctcatccagaggacttgtgcacaacaacttgctgcagacacatactctgcttcagcagtggagatggaaactgtatgctgtttcttactagaccaactagtcagccttccccccagcagttgacatccaccactggtacttttcctatctaacatgcagccagcatagtcagagttagagtatgcaactaagtcaaaggaAGACTCattgggataccagagacctaaagaggaagtccctttgagatatttgaagatacgcttGACAGCAAGGAGATGAGACTCCCtgggagatgcttgatatcttggacaaaggcaagtagcaaacatgatatcaggacgactcgctgtgagatacatcagtgagccaatcattccacgatagaatgtgggattcacatgcttaccttcagggtcagcatggagattgtttggaggagacatgggagtagaCTTGGtggtgatattagacatatcaaatttggccagcatgtctcgagtatatttttcttggtttatgaagatgccatcagtgagctggcgaatttgtaaaccaaggaagaaggttaactcACCCaccatactcatttcaaaatgagaggacattagtgagctaaatttgttgcaaagtttcttactggaggatccaaatatgatgtcatcgacatatatttgtacatagagaacatgaacaccctttctatagataaaaagggtggagtctatggatcctcgctgaaactcatgagacAGAAGAAATTCGGAGAGAGTGTCATAGCAAGCTctaggagcttgtttaagaccatacaatgctttgtaaagacgatagacgtggtttggcttagttagatcttcaaaaccaggtggctgctccacataaacttctttttcgagttttccatttaggaaggcactcttgacatccatttgatatactgtgaagtttcgataagcagcatgtgccaggaataagcgtattgcttcaagtctagccactggagcaaaggtttcgtcatagtcgacttcttcttcttgaaggtacccttgagctactaacctagccttgttgcgaataacaacaccatcttcatccattttattcctataaacccacttagttcgaatgggttctttgcctagaggaagaggaactaagaaccaaacatgctatctttggaattgagttagttcttcttgcatggcagcaacccaagatggttcaaccatggcttctccaatattcttaggagttatcattgacaagaaattgacatatagacatgtgtttctagtcgctgatctagtcacaatgccctgctgaggatcaccaataatttggtgagcaggatgacttgaagtccatttaagtgatggaacacttgatgaacctagagtggcagcggaagatatttgtatgggatcagcaggagaagaataagaggagaaatcaatagtaattgaaggatcaagagaagtttgatcagtggagccatttgGCTGATTTAAGTTATCAATGGGGTCAtaactcactgagcatagtgcgtgctgcctctataagagttctattactcctttcaacaacaccattttgttcaggagttctagtggaagaaaagttttgtgagatcccttgatcagcacaaaaagtctcaagagtgtggtttctaaactcagtgccatgatcacttctgagttctttgacccttatgctgttgagattttcaattttcttaatgaatttgatgatttcatcagcagcatcactcttagaattaaggaaaattgtccaagtatatcgtgaatattcatccacaattactaaagtgtatctgctaccctttaggctttggacattcactggaccaaaaaggtccatgtgaagaaggtgaagacaacccttaacagagttggcttgtttagttttaaaagtagctctatggcatttgcctttttcacaagcaccacaaagcctatctttttcaaaagagagaggaggatGGCCatgaacaaggttctttttggccagtgagttgatggttttgaaattcacattcgacatacgcatgtgccataaccaattcaactcagatgctgacttagcaaagaaacaagtctcactatcagtctggataggagtgaagtctacaagatatacatccctttttcttggagcaaccaagacgacttccttgttgatgtttactacagtgccttgatgtttatcaaggataactttgtagtcagcatcacatagttgacttatgctgatgagattatgctttaatccatttacataagcaactttagagaattttatgaggccattagaaagaagaccatacccttcagtctgtccagtagagttatcaccaaacaccactgtaggaccaggtgcttcagtatagtcatccagcagggacttagagcctgtcatgtgttttgaacatccgctgtccaaataccacactcctttacctagcgagccctgcatggatgaaaagaggaTTTATCACTTTATTCATCCAACCCTATGTCAGCAGGATTCTCTGGAGGTACTTCAGTGGAGGAAGTTGGCTCTACAGAGAGAGCCTCCACCAGAGTAAGGTGATTTTCCATAGAGACAGGGATAGGATTATCTTCACTTGAGGGCAAGATgctggtttcattactatgaagGTAAGCAAAACTGCTCATAGCATCAGGAGCACTGTATTCAACCAGCATTGagggttgcccccaagcatttgaaacaaccctttgaaaatggggaatttcaatgcgctgagcagcaatgtagTCAGCGATGCTTGCATTTGTGACAGAGGAGGTATCACTGATAACTGGTTCAGTAGAGAGATTCTCACTGATCCTgttagaagaggaagatgtttcagcagtTGTAGAGATTTTAGGTTCACATATAACTGCTGGAGCATCTTTTGGACAGAATAGAACACATTCAGAAacaacatgtcctctgctgctacagAGATAGCACTTATTGTCAGAGGAATTGCCTTGACTTTGAATGAGAAAATCCCTCAGTTGAGAGGAAAGACCATTTACTCGCtgagtgagttcatttatttgaggagttgaggaagaggaagccttgctcttttgcttagacttggacttattcctttgtctaagcttAGGAGGGGGCAattgaggaacaggaccaagtatgaattcaccatgatgattttgaggaggctgatgtcctctaatcatggtccatgcttgctttccAGCAGGATGGGAAGaagaggaaccctgctgaggCAGATTCTCACGAATGGGAGTTGTGGATCTGACTTGACGTTTTGGAGTGatcgacctcatttgcctatgaggtagatactccCTGTTGGAAATTGAGGATTGACTGTGCTGAGAGGGCACatgtcctctttgaggagtaatAGACCTCATATGCTGATGAGGCAAATATCCTTGCTGAGGAGTGATAGGCCTTACCTGCTGATGAGGaaagtgtcctcgctgaggaatGTCAGATCTATTTTAAGAAGGCTATCTTCCCTTTTTTGGAGTAacatgccttagatttgatttaGAGGGCATAGATTGAGATACAGCATCAGCATGTACAACCTTTATGGGAGGTACTTGCTGGTGTCTTTCATCAGTGAACCTGACCCTTCTGTTTACTTGTTCTGACTTAGAATTTGTATGGGAAGGTTCAAGTTGAGAAGTTTTAGCACCAGAAAATTGCTGACCGACATGATTGTCCCGCTGAGGGataccatagtcatagggagcagcaatggtgcttcttttaaaaggctcagcaccttttatagatagaggctgaggagcaatgggtatATACCCATCACTCGAGATATCTCCTTTAAAGGTTCTAGGTGGAGAATTTTgaattctcccttcatgtggcatcatgccaacaatagaGAGATGGGAGAACATGTCAAAGGTACCGGTAGAAGTACTAGTACTTTTGGCATTTAAAGAAGAGGGATCACTGGTAGATGTTGAAGCTTTAGAGTCCATCTCAGCatgatagtcattttgtcctttgacaaaataccactttttcatttcatctagtgagatggaagatgaacagggtggaggaatggatacttcaggctttacatcatctttaaaggaatcagcaatggaggcagcagcatcaaaattgccaccaattactgcttgtacttgagcagggacttgttcgctcaagcattgatgatgaaatttagaagcctttgaccaggaggtcacaatcttctttaaattagagacttcagccttgagagattcattctcaagttgtagtttttgagtcattaacttatgagattgaagttcaacatgaacatttttcaatttcataagtttttcagatttttcactcaactctactccagcagagcaaagtttagattgaagttcagcacgtagactttctacgaactgaagatcacaagacaaagactcaatgattttggtcttgtcttgatttgaagaagagagtgtacctttttaacagtgacgttcacccactgactagaggagacttgatccttggtcagagcatcactgtcagcaagtgccataggcacatggcatcaacataatcgtcatcatcagaatcatttgagtcagcccaatcatgttcttcagcaattAGTCGTTTTGCTGGAACtttatcctctgtttcagcaaccttggccttcagctgataatatttgttcctatattcatcagcagatttggaaGGATTAGTTTAGGATGCAGCAGGATTGGGTAAGGAGACTCTACACTCCTTCTGATAGTGGCTtttcctgccacacctccagcactcttcctgtgatttgtcaacaggaggtttgaggggagtaaCCGTTTTGCGATTATTCCACCTTCTGGAGTATTTTCTTCCAGCaaccagggcaaagcccatgaagtcattaaacatttcttgtttttcttcatcatccagctcattaatgagagtctgaattgatgatggaagattagaggtactggcaccatcataaagatcgatgggctcagtagaaacaagagcaATAGGGTCAAAAATAGGATGAGGAGAGATGCTGacagatgaagaagaagagccagcatgtcttttggcatcagcagaggctcgaatattttgagccagtgctctttcttcaaattgaagagtgccaaagagttcttcaagatcaaagtcttggattttcttcgttgtacgaagagtttgtcttaagttttgccacttaagaggaagagaatcaatgaatttgtgacatacctcaaagttatcatgggtaatgccaatatttgtcatatcattgagcaaccctttaaagcgagtgtaggtgctctcaagactttcatcggggagggagaagaaattttcataagctctttttaaatcaattttcttgattttaataagGTCAGCAGAACCTTCATAAGTGCTGacaagtctatcccatacttcctttgaagagggatacttgatgactagtttcatgatttcagtagggagagtaactataatcatgttttttagtctaccatcaagatttaccagctttctttcttcatctgtccattggacTTCTGGTTtgaccaggtcagtgactatctcaggagcttcaggtgtagctcctggagtcctttggacatacatcggtacgtatggaccctcagttaatatggtcattaaatagggttccacacctgCGATGTGTAgaagcatcctctccttccaagacccaaaatttTTGGGAtcgaacttaggaggtgtcgacacatagccaaagtcacgtgtgttcacaaggctgggaacagaagacatggttcttgttaaaaagaaatttaagaaggattaaagaacaaaaattttaaaaataaacaaaataaggcaaacagatcttgt includes the following:
- the LOC122598691 gene encoding uncharacterized mitochondrial protein AtMg00810-like, yielding MLVEYSAPDAMSSFAYLHSNETSILPSSEDNPIPVSMENHLTLVEALSVEPTSSTEVPPENPADIGACYDTLSEFLLSHEFQRGSIDSTLFIYRKGVHVLYVQIYVDDIIFGSSSKKLCNKFSSLMSSHFEMSMVGELTFFLGLQIRQLTDGIFINQEKYTRDMLAKFDMSNITTKSTPMSPPNNLHADPEGKHVNPTFYRGMIGSLMYLTASRPDIMFATCLCPRYQASPRESHLLAVKRIFKYLKGTSSLGLWYPNESSFDLVAYSNSDYAGCMLDRKSTSGGCQLLGGRLTSWSSKKQHTVSISTAEAEYVSAASCCAQVLWMRNQLADYDLNFSKIPIMCDNTSAIAITHNPVQHSKTKHIDIRYHFIRDHVMKGDVEIYFIPTDDQLADIF